One window of Hylemonella gracilis genomic DNA carries:
- a CDS encoding patatin-like phospholipase family protein has product MAEVTRANGNNPAPTHGLPHVGLLLTGGGARAAYQVGVLQAIVELRRKHQPPPPGSPQNTPQPSPFSIITGTSAGAINAAALACSADDFRLAVTRLSRVWSHFEAGHVYGADTLSVLRTGARWMSLISMGWMVARWRRIKPRSLLDNSPLAALLNRMIPLERLPGLIEQGHLQALAVTASSYSSGNHVTFFEGAQHLQPWMRSQRLAVRAPITREHLLASSAIPFIFPAQPLPIHDNIEYFGDGSMRQTAPIAPAIHLGAERILVIGAGRMSEPADTLVPAPAISYPSLAQIAGHAMSSIFLDSLAVDIERILRINQTLSLIPGEARKASSLRPVELLVISPSERIDQIAAEHTQDLPHMVRALLGALGADPSATNHGKVSANSGALTSYLLFEAAFTRELMALGHKDAMQQEEAIRKFFDWA; this is encoded by the coding sequence ATGGCTGAAGTGACCCGCGCCAACGGCAACAACCCCGCTCCCACCCACGGCTTGCCCCATGTGGGCCTTTTGCTGACCGGCGGCGGCGCGCGCGCCGCCTACCAGGTCGGCGTGCTGCAGGCCATCGTCGAACTGCGTCGCAAGCACCAGCCCCCTCCGCCCGGATCGCCGCAGAACACGCCGCAACCCAGCCCCTTTTCCATCATCACCGGCACCTCGGCCGGGGCCATCAACGCCGCGGCCCTGGCCTGCAGCGCCGACGACTTCCGTCTCGCCGTGACCCGCCTGTCGCGGGTCTGGTCGCACTTCGAGGCCGGGCATGTCTACGGCGCGGACACCCTGAGCGTGCTGCGCACGGGCGCGCGCTGGATGAGCCTGATCTCCATGGGCTGGATGGTGGCGCGCTGGCGGCGCATCAAGCCGCGCTCCCTGCTGGACAACAGCCCCCTGGCCGCGCTGCTCAACCGCATGATCCCGCTGGAACGCCTGCCTGGCCTGATCGAGCAGGGGCATCTGCAGGCCCTGGCGGTCACGGCGTCCAGCTACAGCTCGGGCAACCACGTCACCTTCTTCGAAGGGGCGCAACACCTGCAGCCCTGGATGCGCTCGCAGCGCCTGGCCGTGCGCGCGCCCATCACCCGCGAGCACCTGCTGGCCTCCTCGGCCATTCCCTTCATCTTCCCGGCCCAGCCGTTGCCCATCCACGACAACATCGAGTACTTCGGCGACGGATCCATGCGCCAGACCGCGCCGATCGCGCCCGCCATCCACCTGGGCGCGGAACGCATCCTCGTGATCGGCGCGGGCCGCATGAGTGAGCCAGCCGACACCCTGGTGCCGGCACCAGCCATCAGCTACCCCTCGCTCGCGCAGATCGCGGGCCATGCCATGTCCAGCATCTTCCTGGACTCGCTGGCCGTGGACATCGAACGCATCCTGCGCATCAACCAAACCCTGAGCCTCATTCCCGGCGAGGCACGCAAGGCCAGCAGCCTGCGTCCGGTCGAGCTTCTCGTGATTTCCCCCTCGGAACGCATCGACCAGATCGCCGCCGAGCACACCCAGGACCTGCCACACATGGTGCGCGCGCTGCTGGGCGCGCTGGGCGCCGACCCCTCGGCCACGAACCACGGCAAGGTCAGCGCCAACAGCGGTGCGCTGACCAGCTACCTGCTGTTCGAAGCCGCCTTCACCCGCGAGCTCATGGCCCTGGGCCACAAAGACGCCATGCAGCAGGAAGAAGCGATCCGCAAGTTCTTCGACTGGGCCTGA
- the apbC gene encoding iron-sulfur cluster carrier protein ApbC — protein sequence MAVTEQAVQQALQQVVDPNTGKDFVSGKQVRNLAIGAGAGGSDVSFEIELAYPAKSQHPALRAALIAAVRRVEGVSNVSVNIQTKVVAHAVQRGVQLLPGVRNIVAVASGKGGVGKSTTAANLALALAAEGARVGLLDADIYGPSQTMMMGVSGRPESTDGKTMNPMQNHGVQVMSIGLLVDPDQAMVWRGPMATQALEQMLRQTNWNDLDYLIVDMPPGTGDIQLTLSQRVPVTGAVIVTTPQDIALLDAKKGVAMFEKVGVPILGLVENMAVHICSNCGHIEHIFGVDGGKRMAAEQGMPYLGALPLSMQIRIQADSGKPTVVADPDSEVAGIYRNVARQVALAIAARNKDYTAKFPGITISKDT from the coding sequence ATGGCAGTGACAGAACAGGCCGTCCAGCAGGCCTTGCAACAAGTGGTCGACCCCAACACGGGCAAGGATTTCGTGTCGGGCAAGCAAGTCAGGAACCTCGCCATCGGCGCGGGCGCTGGCGGCAGCGACGTGTCGTTCGAGATCGAACTCGCTTATCCGGCCAAAAGCCAGCACCCGGCCCTGCGCGCGGCGCTGATCGCCGCCGTGCGGCGGGTCGAGGGGGTGAGCAACGTCTCTGTCAATATCCAGACCAAGGTCGTGGCGCACGCGGTCCAGCGCGGCGTGCAACTGCTGCCGGGCGTGCGCAACATCGTGGCCGTGGCCTCGGGCAAGGGCGGCGTGGGTAAGAGCACCACGGCGGCCAATCTGGCGCTGGCGCTGGCCGCCGAGGGCGCGCGCGTGGGCTTGCTGGATGCCGATATCTACGGCCCCAGCCAGACCATGATGATGGGCGTCTCGGGCCGGCCCGAGAGCACGGATGGCAAAACCATGAACCCCATGCAGAACCATGGCGTGCAGGTCATGTCCATCGGCCTGCTGGTCGATCCGGACCAGGCCATGGTCTGGCGCGGCCCCATGGCCACCCAGGCGCTGGAGCAGATGCTGCGCCAGACCAACTGGAACGATCTGGATTACCTCATCGTCGACATGCCGCCCGGCACTGGCGACATCCAACTCACGCTGTCGCAGCGCGTGCCCGTGACGGGCGCCGTCATCGTCACCACGCCACAGGACATTGCCCTGCTGGACGCGAAGAAGGGCGTGGCCATGTTCGAGAAGGTGGGTGTGCCCATCCTGGGCCTGGTCGAGAACATGGCCGTGCACATCTGCAGCAACTGTGGCCACATCGAGCACATCTTTGGCGTGGACGGCGGCAAGCGCATGGCGGCGGAACAGGGCATGCCCTATCTGGGCGCGTTGCCCCTGAGCATGCAGATCCGCATCCAGGCCGACAGTGGCAAGCCCACCGTGGTGGCCGATCCGGACAGCGAGGTCGCGGGCATCTACCGCAATGTGGCGCGCCAAGTCGCGCTGGCCATCGCCGCGCGCAACAAGGACTACACGGCCAAGTTCCCTGGCATCACGATTTCCAAAGACACCTGA